The Microcystis aeruginosa NIES-843 sequence AAATTTGGGTTAAAACCCCGTCCTTTTAGGACGGCTTTAAGCTACAATGGAAAAAGCGATAACCAAGCTAAAAACTGAACCTTGACAACAGATAGTAGGGGGTTTTGTTCAGAAAAGACTTCAAATTCGGCCTTGAACGAGTAAAACTTTCTAGGAAATAAGGTTGAACATGAGATTTTTTCGACTTGTTCAAAGTGGCCGTCCGGCATCCGGACACTCAAAACGGACGGGTCGAAAGAGTCAGACTTAAGCAATTAAGCGTTTTTCGGTGAAGCGTCAACCCCATTGACGCGACCACCCTAAAAAAGTGGCGTGGTGAGGAATCGCCGTCCGTTTTACGGCGGCGAGGATGTCAAGTGATATTGTCTGGCAATTTTCACTGGTATCGAACGCCTCAATGGTTCTGATCGCCGCACCTTCCCCACCGGTGCGTTGCTGGGGGTGGGGCATGACGCTTAAATGCTATTTTGGTTTAGTTTGGACGCTAATAGGGCCATTAACGCTGGTTTGACAGGCTAAACGATAATTTTCGGGTTTTTTCTTCAGACAGCGCTGTTCAAAGTCGGTTTTGGCCGAGAGATTTTCCATACCCTCGACAATTGCCACTATACAAGTACCACACTGACCGTAACCGCCACAATTCATCAATTTACCGCCAAAAGTGTAGATATCAACGCCATTCTGGATTGCTTTCTCTCGTAAATTCGCTCCATCTGCCGCTACCACGATCTTATTCTCTTTGACGAAGTTGATGTTACCCATGACTGTGTTACCCTAAATTTTTGCAAATTAATATTAAAAAATATTAAATTTTTTTGATTGTAACATTTTTGGCTCGCTGTTCTAAATATTCGGCGATGCCAATAGCGATCGCTTTTTTGCCGATAAATTTCCCCAATGCCGCTTTTGTGACCAAATAAGCCACCTGTTCCCCTTGATCGCCCTTTTCCTCACCCCTATTAGCAATGACGGCCTGATAGCCCTTTTCTAGGCGTTTACGGGCGATTTCCAGCAACTCCTCCTGACTGACTCCCTCCTGATACTTGAAAGTCACCATCTCTAAATCGGGAAATTTTTCTCTCACCTTGTCAATCACTTTTTCCGTCGGCACAAAATTAAGATTTAACGGCCCACCACTGGGAATTTTGCCAGAAAAAGGGCTTTCTAAGCGATAATCTGCCACTGCTGCCGAAAAAATCCCAAATTTATAATCTTTACTCTCTAATTCTCCCATAACCTTCCCTAGATACTCGTCATAAGTTTCAATAATTTCATGGGGTAAATAAGCGGGAGGTGTATAGCTGCCGCGTCCGTGGATTAATTGCACCTTTGCCCCGCGCAGGTACAATTCTTCTGCAATAGCGACTCCTAATTGTCCGGTAAAACGATTGGTTAAACGACGAATATTATCGATAATAACGGGTGTGGGTCCACCAGTGACTAAAATCGGCCTATTTTTCAGGACAGAATTACTGAGAATCCCACAGGCTGCTACGGTGATCTCTTTTTCCCCGGGGAGATTGTGCTTACCGTAATCATCCCGGGGTGACATAATCTGGACTCCCCAGCGATCGAGAGTTTGCAAAGATTCGGTCAGAATAGCATTATGTAAACTGCCGTGCATGGTGGGGACAAGCAGAATTTTAGTTTTTCCCTTTTCCTGTCGTCCCAAGGCCGAGGCCAAGCATGAAGTGATCACTCCGTCAGCGATTCCGTAACGAAACTTATTAATCGTGTTATAGGTAGCGGGGGCGACTAAATAAAGATCAAAGGGAGATTGATCGCTTAAATGTTCTGCTTTTGCCGTTAATTGGCTAATTACGGGATTAACCGTACTCCATTCCAAAGCTTCCTTAGTGACGTATCTTAAAGCTTCTTCCGAGACAAAAGCCACGACTGTAGCCCCGAATTTCCGCAAAGATCGGGCAATTAGCGGCGCTTTCATGGCCGCAATCCCTCCTGTCACCAGTAAAGCAATACGTTTACCCCAGAGATGATGACTTTCTAAGGGTACTTCGCGATCGCTTAAGGGCGAATCCGTCGGAGAAGAGAAATTCCAAGTCATAAATTTGGGGGTGGGGGTTTTGTCAGTGATCAGTAAACAGTAAACAGTGAACTGAAAACTCAAATCTGATCACTGATAACTGATAACTGATCACTGATTCGGTTATCCCTATTCGGGGTTTGTCTATCCCTGAGGGAGAAACTGGTTATCCTAGTAAATAAAGGGTTGCTTCGGTGTTCTTATGATTGACAAAATTTTAACTAAAGTTCGATCGCTTGCCAAGCCGCTATTAGTTCTAGGATTAGTGACAACGCTGATTTTAGGCAATGTTTCCAGTGCTTTAGCGGCATCGGGGGGTAGAATGGGGGGCGGTAGTTTTCGCGCCCCTAGTCGCAGTATTAGCCCTTCTAGAGGTGGTGGTTACAGTTCCCCCGGTTACGGTGGAGGTATTGGTTTTCCCTTCCTCTTACCCTTCTTTTGGGGTGGTGGTGGCGGTGGCTTAATTTCTCTGTTAATCTTTTTTGCTATTGCCAATTTCCTCGTTAATGCTTTCCGTAATGGTGGAGGCAGTGATGAGAATGGTATGACGATAGAATCCGGTTATGAAACCGTCTCCGTGGCTAAAGTACAGGTGGGTTTGTTGGCTAATGCCCGTTATCTGCAACAAGAATTAAATCAAATCGCCCTAACTGTGGATACTAGCACCTCCGAGGGACGCGTCGAAGTCTTACAAGAATCGGCCCTCGCCCTGTTACGTCATCCGGAATACTGGGTTTATGGTAACGTCGATTGCCAACAAACCAGCCTCAGCAGTGCAGAAGCGAAGTTTAATCAGTGGTCTCTCAACGAACGCGGTAAACTAACGGCGGAAACCTTAACTAATTACAATAATCAACTGCGTCAAGGTTCTCAAGAAAATATTTTACCCGAATCGGCTGGGGAATTAGCTAAAACCGCACCGGAAGGCTATATTTTGGTGACTATTTTAGCCGGCATTGTCGGTAAATTTTCTCTAGCCAAAATTAATGATTCCCAAGACTTGAAACAAGCCCTGCAACAAATTGGTAGTATGGGAGGCGATCGACTTTTAGCGGTAGAAGTGATTTGGACTCCTCAAAGCGAGGGTGATATTCTCAGTCAAGACGACATTCTCGCCAATTATCCCGATCTGAAATTGGTGTAATTTGTCGGGGTATAATACCAGATATTGGCCAAAATCTCCCTTTTGCAGGGAGATTTTTTGATTATTAAGGAATTGCTGCCGTGATGGGATTTTTAGGTGTGTCACGATGCCCTAACACACCCTAACCATTAACAATATAATTCCTGAATCCACTGCCATTCTTGGGCTAATCCTTCGGCTAAAGAGACTTGGGGATTATAACCTAGAATAGTACGGGCTTTGGTGACATCGGCGGCGGTGTGACGGGCATCTCCCCGGGCGAGTCCTTGATGCGATCGCTCGATAGGTTTACCGATGACTTTTGCCATGGTATCCAAGACATCCAACAATACCACGCGACTACCACCACCAATATTAAACACCTCCCCCACCGCTTCCGGCACTAGGGCAGCGGCTAAATTAGCGGCTACAGCATCGCTAATAAAGGTAAAATCACGGGTTTGTTTGCCATCTCCGTAGATGCCGATCGGTTTACCTGCGATCGCTGCTTGAAAAAACTTATGGAAAGCCATATCGGGACGTTGCCGCGGTCCATAAACGGTGAAATAACGCAAGGCAGTGACGGGAACGTTAAAATTCTGGTGATATAGCC is a genomic window containing:
- a CDS encoding 2Fe-2S iron-sulfur cluster-binding protein; translated protein: MGNINFVKENKIVVAADGANLREKAIQNGVDIYTFGGKLMNCGGYGQCGTCIVAIVEGMENLSAKTDFEQRCLKKKPENYRLACQTSVNGPISVQTKPK
- a CDS encoding phosphopantothenoylcysteine decarboxylase, which encodes MTWNFSSPTDSPLSDREVPLESHHLWGKRIALLVTGGIAAMKAPLIARSLRKFGATVVAFVSEEALRYVTKEALEWSTVNPVISQLTAKAEHLSDQSPFDLYLVAPATYNTINKFRYGIADGVITSCLASALGRQEKGKTKILLVPTMHGSLHNAILTESLQTLDRWGVQIMSPRDDYGKHNLPGEKEITVAACGILSNSVLKNRPILVTGGPTPVIIDNIRRLTNRFTGQLGVAIAEELYLRGAKVQLIHGRGSYTPPAYLPHEIIETYDEYLGKVMGELESKDYKFGIFSAAVADYRLESPFSGKIPSGGPLNLNFVPTEKVIDKVREKFPDLEMVTFKYQEGVSQEELLEIARKRLEKGYQAVIANRGEEKGDQGEQVAYLVTKAALGKFIGKKAIAIGIAEYLEQRAKNVTIKKI
- a CDS encoding DUF1517 domain-containing protein; amino-acid sequence: MIDKILTKVRSLAKPLLVLGLVTTLILGNVSSALAASGGRMGGGSFRAPSRSISPSRGGGYSSPGYGGGIGFPFLLPFFWGGGGGGLISLLIFFAIANFLVNAFRNGGGSDENGMTIESGYETVSVAKVQVGLLANARYLQQELNQIALTVDTSTSEGRVEVLQESALALLRHPEYWVYGNVDCQQTSLSSAEAKFNQWSLNERGKLTAETLTNYNNQLRQGSQENILPESAGELAKTAPEGYILVTILAGIVGKFSLAKINDSQDLKQALQQIGSMGGDRLLAVEVIWTPQSEGDILSQDDILANYPDLKLV